The Montipora foliosa isolate CH-2021 chromosome 1, ASM3666993v2, whole genome shotgun sequence genome has a window encoding:
- the LOC138004590 gene encoding uncharacterized protein, with translation MLGLQRKLKTILMVLIVIYLCLKIYSSSRSIINNEAQIALLKQVLNKPLCVAHQNTILRLRRLTKDLNYVRMTVDRDAAMARIIDGHSDNLRALLREIELITRTSTDDVKQRQVNENQLKTSKLVCPEVYRGSIHGYPFYRKGFETEECPYKQDIEEHVSLVFDDVVTKKTTGGQQMLFNKTGQARSVRRFLEFFDSVYRLFPKIRTHFILGTNWNQKSFDAIKERTSPNVKAAIYSLHNRAYRKGELLQNIIDGLGTDYVLIAPSLTHFTNEINLERLLRVLTTHENTLIAGGSFRNLTGHWSNGCFQIQLKNYTLAYKTGYYRSFAECLVCDHLSGPFLAKSTFLRSIGLDARGTNGLYRDLFLRVKEKYSDIHPGLGHDGGTVVSCPDVMFHMQSPQVHDSKLVPFVNRHKIRKIIEADGTIRWFGCRRGIKHRDGEKCPIKSSLAVPPCCLENLADAIKFVMEQCNRNNLTCELQEGTLLGAVKMNKLLPWERDADITFFTEDFSRLVMIKDVFARQGYMVKNIKQPWCCVEDSLAGGKIEILADGWSIQMYGQHKMHSEKSFTSKHLPTKVFFSGTWLNAPSNPGLYVRNRYGNEVYKHAEHWLSTGKQSGWDAYEPGAFNACPVKGFHGCLDQYQPDGSIQFDNQF, from the exons ATGTTAGGGCTTCAGCGAAAGCTCAAGACAATTCTTATGGtattaattgttatttatttgtgcCTTAAAATTTATTCCTCGTCGCGGAGTATTATTAACAACGAGGCGCAAATCGCTTTGTTAAAGCAGGTCCTTAACAAACCTCTTTGTGTCGCGCACCAAAACACAATTTTGAGACTCAGACGTTTGACTAAAGACCTAAATTACGTACGGATGACAGTGGACCGCGATGCAGCCATGGCAAGAATAATCGACGGCCATTCAGACAATCTTCGAGCCCTACTTCGTGAAATCGAACTCATTACAAGGACGAGCACTGACGATGTAAAACAAAGACAGGTCAACGAGAACCAGCTGAAAACATCAAAACTTGTTTGCCCTGAAGTTTATAGAGGATCAATTCATGGTTATCCGTTTTATAGAAAAGGCTTTGAAACGGAAGAATGCCCATATAAACAAGATATTGAAGAGCACGTGTCTCTCGTTTTTGACGACGTCGTTACCAAGAAAACAACGGGTGGTCAACAAATGCTATTCAACAAAACAGGTCAAGCTCGTTCCGTCCGCAGGTTTCTTGAATTCTTTGACAGTGTGTATCGCTTGTTTCCAAAGATCAGGACGCATTTTATTTTGGGAACAAACTGGAATCAAAAATCGTTTGACGCAATAAAGGAAAGGACGTCGCCAAATGTTAAAGCCGCGATTTATTCTTTGCACAATAGGGCTTATAGAAAGGGCGAATTGCTTCAGAACATAATAGATGGGTTAGGTACGGACTACGTTTTGATTGCTCCTAGTTTAACGCActtcacaaatgaaatcaacttGGAAAGACTTTTACGAGTTCTGACAACACACGAGAACACTCTTATTGCAGGTGGGAGTTTCCGAAATTTAACTGGTCATTGGTCAAATGGCTGTTTTCAAATACAGCTCAAAAACTACACTTTGGCTTATAAAACGGGCTACTATAGATCATTTGCCGAATGCCTGGTTTGCGATCATCTGTCGGGCCCATTTTTAGCGAAATCAACTTTTCTAAGAAGTATTGGATTGGATGCAAGGGGAACAAACGGTCTTTATAGGGATTTATTTTTGCGGGTAAAAGAGAAATATTCAGACATACATCCGGGACTTGGTCATGACGGAGGCACGGTAGTTAGTTGCCCGGATGTAATGTTCCACATGCAATCTCCACAAGTGCACGATTCTAAATTGGTTCCTTTCGTAAATCGACACAAAATCAGAAAGATAATTGAGGCCGATGGCACAATTCGATGGTTTGGTTGTCGAAGAGGCATTAAACATCGAGATGGCGAAAAATGCCCCATAAAGTCGTCACTAGCAGTGCCACCGTGTTGTTTGGAGAATTTAGCCGATGCGATAAAATTTGTGATGGAGCAGTGTAATAGGAACAACTTGACTTGCGAACTCCAGGAAGGCACTTTGTTAGGTGCTGTTAAAATGAACAAACTGTTGCCTTGGGAAAGAGATGCTGATATCACATTTTTTACAGAGGATTTTTCTAGGCTTGTGATGATTAAAGACGTATTTGCCCGACAAGGTTACATGGTCAAGAATATCA AGCAGCCATGGTGCTGTGTGGAAGACAGCTTGGCAGGTGGAAAGATCGAGATACTTGCGGATGGCTGGTCCATTCAGATGTACGGCCAGCACAAGATGCATTCAGAGAAATCCTTCACCTCTAAACATCTGCCAACAAAGGTCTTCTTCAGCGGTACCTGGCTTAATGCCCCTAGCAACCCAGGTCTGTATGTTCGGAATCGATACGGAAATGAAGTCTACAAACACGCAGAACATTGGCTTTCGACAGGTAAACAGTCTGGTTGGGATGCCTACGAACCGGGCGCGTTCAATGCATGCCCAGTCAAGGGATTTCACGGTTGCCTTGATCAATATCAGCCTGACGGGTCGATACAGTTTGACAACCAGTTTTAA
- the LOC137972497 gene encoding uncharacterized protein, translating to MPKSVAKAEVFTEIVSEQHASNLALHSKSIDKNSATQTNSTYTEMTKATSTKKQKAKSTDPKAGPESAATSCQSSGARASSANPGTTVAILKEITSIQQQALVEDQRPGAVTSLMQKIQNTILKAITPLAELSDSLSNLKSKNDVFDTAKAVRQILDSVALLTHANCDIIQRRRKLIRPDLNKPYQQICAEHVSFTGFLSGDDLPQKIKDINMTNRLMEKDCFMASVDLRDAYYSVPMSVHAQKYLKFTWSGKLYQFTCLPNGLCCAPRLFTKLLKPVYSTLRLKGHLSVGYIDDSYLQGNTFVSCQENVTDTVNIFQDLGFTIHPEKSILVPTRKLTFLGFILDSQFMRISLTAGKADSLKAAAHALLLRKSPTIREAAEVIGKMVASFPGVQLGPLYYRQLENDKIKALREKYGNFDRPMVISGTARADLKGWINNIHTSYKPIRVAPPVMELKSDASHLDWGAVHGDRSTGGRWTDNEKLQHNNVLELQAAFFAMKVFCKEITNAHVKVFSDNTTTVTYINNMGGSHSLHCNALTRDMWLWCIDKGIWLSAAHLPGSQNIQADRASRIFHDQTEGKLDQDIFHRITSQLIKPEVDPFASRLNFQLDRYVSWKPDPGALAVDAFTLDWSSPI from the exons ATGCCGAAATCGGTAGCGAAGGCTGAAGTGTTTACAGAGATAGTCTCGGAGCAACATGCGAGTAATCTCGCGCTCCATTCCAAGTCAATTGATAAAAACTCTGCTACGCAGACAAATAGCACATACACAGAAATGACAAAAGCGACCTCTACTAAAAAGCAAAAAGCGAAGTCAACAGACCCCAAAGCGGGCCCTGAATCAGCTGCAACGTCATGCCAATCGAGCGGCGCTCGGGCAAGTTCCGCAAATCCAGGAACTACTGTAGCAATCCTTAAAGAAATAACTTCAATACAACAACAAGCCCTGGTTGAAG ACCAGAGACCAGGAGCCGTGACCTCACTGATGCAAAAAATCCAGAACACAATTTTAAAGGCAATAACACCACTCGCTGAGTTGTCTGACAGCCTCTCAAATCTCAAGAGCAAAAATGATGTTTTTGACACTGCTAAGGCGGTGAGACAGATTCTGGACAGTGTAGCTCTGCTTACACATGCAAACTGTGATATTATCCAACGCCGTAGAAAACTCATCAGACCAGATCTAAATAAGCCATATCAGCAGATTTGTGCTGAACATGTCAGTTTTACCGGCTTTCTTTCTGGTGATGACTTGcctcaaaaaatcaaggacaTCAATATGACAAACAGG CTTATGGAGAAAGATTGTTTTATGGCCTCAGTGGATTTAAGGGATGCATATTATAGCGTCCCCATGTCCGTCCATGCCCAGAAATACCTTAAGTTCACATGGAGTGGAAAACTGTACCAATTTACTTGCCTGCCAAATGGTCTGTGCTGTGCTCCTAGATTGTTCACAAAGTTGTTGAAGCCTGTTTACTCTACGTTGAGATTGAAAGGGCACTTGTCTGTAGGCTACATAGATGATTCATATTTGCAGGGGAACACATTTGTTTCATGCCAAGAAAATGTTACAGATActgttaacatttttcaagaccTTGGTTTTACTATTCATCCTGAGAAATCAATACTTGTACCTACAAGGAAACTGACTTTTCTGGGATTCATTTTGGATTCTCAATTTATGCGTATCTCCCTAACTGCTGGAAAGGCTGATTCTTTGAAAGCAGCTGCTCATGCCTTACTTTTGAGAAAATCACCAACCATACGAGAGGCGGCTGAAGTTATTGGTAAAATGGTTGCAAGTTTCCCTGGGGTACAGTTAGGACCTCTTTATTATCGGCAATTGgaaaatgataaaatcaaagcaCTCAGAGAGAAATATGGGAATTTTGACAGACCAATGGTCATTTCAGGGACTGCTAGAGCAGACCTCAAGGGGTGGATTAATAACATTCACACTAGCTATAAACCCATTCGTGTGGCCCCTCCAGTTATGGAGTTAAAATCAGATGCCTCACATCTTGATTGGGGGGCAGTGCATGGAGATAGATCCACTGGTGGAAGGTGGACTGACAACGAAAAGTTGCAACACAATAATGTCTTAGAATTACAAGCTGCCTTCTTTGCAATGAAAGTATTTTGTAAAGAGATAACAAATGCTCATGTTAAAGTATTCTCAGATAACACTACCACAGTAACTTATATTAACAATATGGGTGGCAGTCATTCACTACATTGCAATGCCTTAACACGAGACATGTGGCTTTGGTGTATAGACAAAGGCATCTGGCTATCCGCCGCACATCTTCCAGGTAGCCAAAACATTCAGGCTGATCGGGCATCCAGAATATTTCACGATCAAACAGAAGGGAAATTAGATCAAGACATTTTTCACAGGATAACATCACAACTAATTAAACCAGAAGTTGATCCATTTGCTTCAAGactaaattttcaacttgataGATACGTCTCGTGGAAACCTGACCCTGGGGCGTTGGCAGTGGATGCCTTTACTCTTGACTGGAGTTCCCCCATTTAG